Proteins encoded within one genomic window of Bos indicus x Bos taurus breed Angus x Brahman F1 hybrid chromosome 18, Bos_hybrid_MaternalHap_v2.0, whole genome shotgun sequence:
- the GP6 gene encoding platelet glycoprotein VI, which yields MSPVLSALFCLGLCLGRVIRVPEGPLSEPSLQALPSSLVPLGRPVTIRCQGPPDAELYRLEKLKSGRYFDQAEIFISAMERDQAGRYRCSYQIGMRWSPPSSQLELVATGTSPKPSLSAQPSTAVPAGVTVTLRCQSQYGFDQFALYKEGDTRPFKTPERWYRADFPIVTVTAAHSGIYRCYSFSSAYPYLWSAPSDPLKLVVTGTSVTPSWPPTELPSTVTEFTEASRKLNHSIANEASTTEASRNITVLPKESDPPTGLALQHYTKGNLARICLGAVILILLVGLLAEDWHSRRKPPMMHRIRAAHRPLPPLPQTQKPQGRQDRGRPDGHNQGFRH from the exons GGCTGTGTCTGGGCCGGGTGATACGCGTTCCGGAAG GTCCTCTGTCCGAGCCCTccctccaggccctgcccagctCCCTCGTGCCCCTGGGGAGGCCGGTGACCATTCGCTGCCAGGGACCTCCGGATGCAGAACTGTACCGCCTGGAGAAGCTGAAATCCGGGAGGTATTTTGACCAGGCGGAGATCTTCATCTCGGCGATGGAAAGAGACCAAGCCGGCCGCTACCGCTGCTCCTATCAGATAGGGATGCGCTGGTCCCCTCCCAGCAGCCAGCTGGAGCTGGTTGCTACTG GAACTTCCCCCAAGCCCTCGCTCTCAGCTCAGCCCAGCACGGCGGTGCCCGCAGGAGTGACCGTGACTCTACGCTGTCAGAGCCAATATGGTTTTGACCAATTTGCTCTCTACAAGGAGGGGGACACCAGGCCCTTCAAGACACCGGAGAGGTGGTACCGGGCAGACTTCCCTATTGTCACGGTGACTGCAGCCCACAGTGGAATCTACCGATGCTATAGCTTTTCCAGCGCATATCCATACCTGTGGTCAGCCCCCAGCGACCCCCTGAAGCTTGTGGTCACAG GGACCTCTGTGACCCCCAGCTGGCCGCCCACAGAACTGCCTTCCACTGTAACAG AATTCACAGAAGCCTCCAGGAAGCTGAACCACTCGATTGCGAACGAAGCCTCCACAACTG AAGCTTCTAGGAATATCACTGTCCTTCCAAAGGAGTCAGACCCTCCAACTG GTCTTGCCCTCCAGCACTACACTAAGGGCAATCTGGCCCGGATATGCCTTGGGGCTGTGATTCTAATTCTCCTGGTGGGGCTTCTGGCAGAAGACTGGCACAGCCGAAGGAAACCTCCAATGATGCACCGGATCAGAGCTGCACACAGGCCACTCCCACCCCTCCCGCAGACCCAGAAACCACAGGGTCGTCAGGATAGGGGTCGACCAGATGGTCACAACCAAGGCTTCCGTCACTAG
- the NLRP2 gene encoding NACHT, LRR and PYD domains-containing protein 2, with product MASSAELGFHLQSLLEELGQDKLSKFKSLLRDHSLKEELQHLLQTEVEEASRKQLAYLLTAHCPSYWVEMVTIQVSDEMNRMDLSERAKDELQETALKSLQENKPPSLELAQIQEEDVTNLQETKEDLEGEKPGKQDKYRNILKKKFCQHWKNFWPRLSEDVCIVTQRYETLIPFCNPKMPAGPFPHTVVLHGPAGVGKTTLAKKLMLDWTQDNLAETFNFAFYLSCKELNHMGTCTFAELISTNWPHVQEDIPAILAQAQKVLFILDSFDELKVPSEALIHDICGDWKKQKPVPVLLGSLLKRKMLPKATLLITTRPGALRELRLLTEQPLFIEIEGFLEEDRKAYFLKHFEEESQALRAFDLMKNNEALFQLGSAPSVCWMVCTCLRQQMERGEDPAATCRTTTALFLRFLCGRFTPPHGGGPRRGLRAPLKPLCLLAAEGVWMRSSVFDGEDLRRLGVDPSALCPFLDGNILQKSEDGEACYSFIHLSVQQLLAAMFYVLELEEQEEEGLGGRQWHVGNVGKLLSKEERLKNPSLTHVGYFLFGLCNERRAMELETTFGCLVSTEIKRELLKYTLMPHGKKSFSVMDTKEVLSCLYESQEEQLVKDAMAHVKEMSLHLKNETDVVHSSFCLKHCGNLQKLSLQVEEGIFLDNDTALESGTQVERSQNEQHMLPLWMDLCSVFDSSRSLLFLDISQSFLSTSSVRILCEKIASAASSLQKVVLKNISPADTYRNFCMAFGGHKTLTHLTLQGNDQNDMLPPLCEVLRNPKCNLQYLRLVSCSATTQQWADLSCCLKTNQSLTCLNLTANEFLDEGAKLLYMTLRYPTCFLQRLSLENCQLTEAYCKDLSSALIVNQRLTHLCLAKNALGDRGVKLLCEGLTYPECQLQTLVLWCCNITSDGCIHLSTLLQQNSSLTHLDLGLNHIGIIGLKFLCEALKKPLCKLRCLWLWGCAITPFSCAELSSALRSNQNLITLDLGQNSLGSSGVNMLCDALKLQSCPLQTLRLKIDESDAQIQKLLREMKESNPQLTIESDHRDPKDNRPSSHDFIF from the exons aaacagcTTTGAAGTCACTTCAGGAAAATAAGCCTCCGTCGTTAG AGCTGGCCCAAATACAGGAAGAAGATGTCACAAACCTACAAGAAACGAAAGAAGATTTGGAAGGAGAAAAGCCAG GTAAACaagataaatacagaaatatattgaaaaagaAGTTCTGTCAACACTGGAAGAACTTCTGGCCCAGACTCAGTGAAGATGTTTGTATTGTCACCCAAAGATATGAGACCCTGATCCCATTCTGTAATCCTAAAATGCCGGCCGGGCCATTTCCACACACTGTGGTGCTGCACGGTCCTGCTGGCGTTGGGAAAACCACACTGGCAAAGAAATTGATGCTGGACTGGACACAGGACAACCTGGCAGAGACCTTCAACTTCGCCTTCTACCTCAGCTGCAAGGAGCTCAACCACATGGGGACGTGCACCTTTGCAGAGCTGATATCTACCAACTGGCCACATGTGCAGGAGGACATACCAGCGATCCTGGCCCAGGCACAGAAAGTCCTGTTCATCCTCGACAGTTTTGATGAGCTGAAGGTCCCCTCGGAGGCACTCATCCACGACATATGTGGcgactggaagaagcagaagccgGTGCCCGTCCTCCTGGGGAGTTTACTGAAGAGAAAGATGCTACCCAAGGCCACCTTACTCATCACCACCCGACCGGGAGCCCTGCGGGAGCTGCGGCTCTTAACAGAACAGCCGCTCTTCATAGAGATcgagggcttcttggaggaggacCGGAAGGCGTATTTCCTGAAACACTTTGAAGAGGAGAGTCAGGCCCTGCGAGCTTTCGACTTGATGAAGAACAACGAGGCTCTGTTCCAGCTGGGCTCGGCGCCCTCCGTGTGCTGGATGGTCTGCACCTGCCTGAGACAGCAGATGGAGAGGGGGGAGGACCCCGCCGCCACCTGCAGGACCACCACGGCCCTGTTCCTGCGCTTCCTCTGCGGCCGCTTCACCCCACCGCATGGCGGCGGCCCCAGGCGGGGCCTCCGGGCTCCGCTCAAGCCCCTGTGCCTCTTGGCTGCTGAGGGCGTGTGGATGCGGAGCTCTGTGTTCGATGGGGAAGACCTCAGGCGACTTGGGGTGGACCCATCTGCCCTCTGTCCTTTCCTGGACGGGAATATTCTCCAGAAGAGCGAAGACGGTGAGGCCTGCTACTCTTTCATCCATCTCAGCGTCCAGCAGCTTCTGGCCGCCATGTTCTATGTCTTGGAGCTGGAAGAGCAAGAGGAGGAAGGGCTGGGCGGCCGCCAGTGGCACGTTGGGAATGTGGGGAAACTGCTGTCCAAGGAGGAAAGGCTGAAGAACCCCAGCCTGACTCACGTCGGGTACTTCCTGTTTGGCCTCTGCAACGAAAGAAGGGCCATGGAGCTGGAGACGACTTTCGGCTGTCTGGTATCAACGGAGATCAAGCGGGAGCTACTGAAATACACATTGATGCCCCATGGGAAGAAATCCTTTTCCGTAATGGACACGAAGGAGGTTCTGAGCTGTCTGTACGAGTCTCAGGAGGAGCAGCTCGTGAAAGATGCCATGGCCCATGTTAAGGAGATGTCCctgcatttgaaaaatgaaacgGATGTCGTGCACTCATCATTCTGCCTCAAGCACTGTGGAAACTTGCAGAAACTTTCACTTCAGGTAGAAGAGGGGATATTCCTGGATAATGATACCGCACTGGAATCAGGCACTCAAGTTGAAAG GTCCCAGAATGAGCAACACATGCTCCCTCTCTGGATGGATCTTTGTTCTGTGTTTGACTCAAGCAGGAGTCTGCTGTTTCTGGACATCAGTCAGAGCTTCCTCAGTACCTCTTCAGTGAGAATTCTTTGTGAAAAAATAGCCTCTGCTGCGTCTAGTCTCCAGAAAGTGGT CCTCAAAAACATTTCCCCAGCTGACACTTATCGGAACTTTTGCATGGCTTTTGGTGGTCACAAGACTTTAACACATCTGACCCTTCAAGGAAACGACCAGAATGACATGCTTCCCCCATTGTGTGAGGTCTTGAGGAACCCCAAATGTAATCTGCAGTATCTCAG GTTGGTGTCTTGTTCTGCCACCACTCAGCAATGGGCTGATCTCTCCTGCTGCCTCAAAACCAATCAGTCCCTCACATGCTTGAACCTCACAGCAAATGAGTTCCTGGATGAGGGAGCCAAGTTGCTCTACATGACCCTGAGATATCCAACGTGCTTCCTACAGAGGTTGTC GTTGGAAAACTGTCAGCTTACAGAAGCCTACTGCAAAGATCTGTCTTCGGCTTTGATTGTCAACCAGAGGCTGACCCACCTGTGTTTGGCCAAGAATGCTCTTGGAGATCGTGGGGTGAAACTGCTGTGTGAGGGCCTGACTTACCCTGAATGTCAACTGCAAACCCTGGT GCTATGGTGTTGCAACATAACCAGCGATGGCTGCATTCATCTCTCGACACTCCTCCAGCAAAATTCAAGCCTCACACACTTGGATCTGGGACTGAATCACATAGGAATTATTGGATTGAAGTTTCTGTGCGAGGCTTTGAAGAAACCACTGTGTAAACTAAGATGTCTATG GTTGTGGGGATGTGCCATCACTCCCTTCTCTTGTGCAGAACTTTCATCTGCCCTTAGAAGCAATCAGAACCTGATCACGCTGGACCTGGGCCAAAATTCCTTGGGGTCCAGTGGAGTAAATATGCTGTGCGATGCCTTGAAACTTCAAAGTTGTCCCCTCCAGACGCTCAG GTTGAAGATAGATGAATCTGATGCTCAAATCCAGAAGCTGctgagagaaatgaaggaaagcaACCCACAGCTGACTATTGAGAGTGATCATCGAGACCCAAAAGATAACAGACCTTCTTCTCATGACTTCATTTTCTGA